The following coding sequences lie in one Sorghum bicolor cultivar BTx623 chromosome 6, Sorghum_bicolor_NCBIv3, whole genome shotgun sequence genomic window:
- the LOC8080336 gene encoding uncharacterized protein LOC8080336 translates to MAGAAVKRARAGGGSISDRLSALPDELLLRVLSFLPAQQVVRTTVLSKRWRDLWRSVPDINLSLSDFGRNSREDWTAVWERMEDFVNNLLMLHRAPCLDAFRLVMIVNGHDPRRHIDRWVCRAIKDNPLMLEISTGSFSPYQLPYLSSSPCRRASEVCIFLACLWIIPLWNTSILGGQTYMLHCLRNSPNLEKLKIAGCKLSDDSMGGKGKAKSKKTYSRNLACFQCLKLEYAEISGCEKDASVPELSRNRPLRFTALNSAMEAAPKRVRRGGGGSAPDRLSALSDDLLRRVLSFLPSRFAVQTCVLSKRWIDLWRSVPAVQLDINDFVGFDAGINGWRKMKDIANEFLMLHSTERLDVFRLVVARSCRTPEDFQRWARCGINRQPLVLHIICILQMYWKDLRISRLSSAFCRLKRMDLSFLSLDHSFGDTLNSGCPVLEDLVLYFCRHEFDVIQSDTLKNLSVDCFSQVGDLLVIRAPCLASLCLGSYNYKNCFSLEAGNSLVRAAVSVSVHNGETSQRGQTILLGSLFNVSCLELGGFSAMAILDKELDKFPTFDNLRTLSLKSCFVSEQDVDQFKAIGRFLQKSPNLEKLALHYFWYIEEERQTSDESMLRKVKPVVGPNEFHMLGNLRTLFLDECDLQDNFRILRHFLQRCPNLEKLTIRLCMLPEASTGGKGVKLKTTGKGAKSKKTHSGFRNLVRIQCCKLKSTEIIYKKGVKIQELVSLLLDISECAPMNTTTLTKYEEAMDMYLSD, encoded by the exons ATGGCCGGCGCCGCCGTCAAGCGGGCCCGTGCGGGCGGCGGTTCGATCAGCGACCGGCTTAGCGCCCTGCCGGACGAGCTCCTCCTCCGCGTCCTCTCCTTCCTCCCGGCGCAGCAGGTCGTGCGTACCACCGTGTTGTCCAAGAGGTGGAGGGATCTATGGCGTTCCGTGCCTGACATCAACCTCAGTCTCTCGGATTTCGGAAGAAACTCCAGAGAGGACTGGACGGCGGTTTGGGAAAGGATGGAGGATTTCGTCAACAACCTGCTGATGTTACACAGAGCTCCATGCCTGGATGCGTTCCGGTTGGTCATGATCGTGAATGGTCACGATCCTCGTCGACACATCGATAGATGGGTCTGTCGTGCCATTAAGGACAACCCCTTAATGCTCGAGATCTCTACCGGTTCCTTTTCTCCATATCAGTTACCGTATCTGTCCTCTAGCCCTTGTCGTCGCGCCTCAGAAGTTTGCATCTTTTTGGCGTGTCTTTGGATCATTCCTTTGTGGAACACCTCCATTCTTGGTGGCCAGACCT ATATGCTTCATTGTCTGCGGAATTCTCCTAATTTGGAAAAGCTCAAGATAGCAGGTTGCAAG CTCTCAGATGATTCCATGGGAGGGAAAGGAAAGGCCAAGTCGAAGAAGACATATTCTAGAAACCTGGCATGCTTCCAGTGTCTGAAGCTAGAGTATGCTGAAATCTCCGGCTGCGAAAAAGATGCCAGTGTTCCCGAACTG TCCCGCAACCGGCCCCTTCGGTTCACCGCGCTGAACTCCGCGATGGAGGCCGCTCCCAAGCGGGTCCGCAGGGGCGGCGGCGGTTCGGCTCCCGACCGGCTGAGCGCCCTGTCGGACGATCTCCTCCGACGCGTCCTCTCTTTCCTCCCGTCCCGGTTTGCCGTGCAGACCTGCGTGCTGTCCAAGCGATGGATAGATTTGTGGCGTTCGGTGCCCGCCGTCCAACTCGACATCAATGATTTCGTAGGCTTTGACGCGGGCATCAACGGGTGGAGAAAGATGAAGGATATCGCCAACGAGTTTCTGATGCTCCACAGTACGGAGCGCTTGGACGTGTTCCGGCTAGTTGTTGCTAGAAGTTGCAGAACGCCTGAAGATTTCCAGAGATGGGCTCGCTGTGGCATCAATCGCCAACCTCTGGTGCTTCATATTATCTGTATCCTTCAAATGTATTGGAAGGACCTCCGGATCTCTCGTCTTAGCTCTGCCTTCTGTCGCCTCAAAAGGATGGACCTTTCTTTTCTGTCTTTGGACCATTCTTTTGGCGACACGCTCAATTCTGGGTGTCCAGTTCTTGAAGATTTGGTTCTGTACTTTTGCCGCCATGAATTTGATGTTATTCAATCCGACACACTGAAGAACTTGTCAGTAGATTGTTTTAGTCAAGTTGGTGATCTGTTGGTCATCAGGGCACCTTGTCTTGCTTCCCTGTGCTTGGGCAGCTACAACTACAAAAATTGTTTTTCACTAGAGGCAGGAAATTCCCTTGTGAGGGCAGCAGTTTCCGTTTCCGTACATAATGGTGAAACATCACAAAGAGGCCAGACAATTCTTCTGGGCAGCCTATTCAATGTGTCGTGTTTGGAGTTGGGTGGTTTTAGCGCAATG GCCATACTGGATAAGGAATTAGATAAGTTCCCAACATTTGACAACTTGAGAACCTTGTCTCTCAAGTCGTGTTTTGTTAGCGAACAAGATGTAGACCAATTCAAGGCTATCGGGAGATTTTTGCAAAAGTCTCCTAATCTTGAGAAGCTTGCTTTGCATTATTTTTGG TACATTGAAGAGGAAAGGCAAACGAGCGACGAATCCATGCTTAGAAAG GTGAAGCCAGTTGTAGGACCAAATGAATTTCATATGCTTGGAAACCTGAGGACCTTATTTCTGGATGAATGTGATTTGCAAGACAATTTCCGGATATTACGCCATTTTCTGCAGAGGTGTCCTAATTTGGAAAAGCTCACTATACGGCTTTGTATG CTCCCGGAGGCTTCCACAGGAGGGAAAGGAGTCAAGCTGAAGACGACAGGAAAAGGTGCCAAATCAAAGAAAACACATTCTGGGTTCCGGAACTTGGTGCGCATCCAATGTTGCAAACTTAAATCTACTGAGATCATATACAAAAAGGGTGTCAAAATCCAGGAATTGGTCAGTCTTTTGCTGGACATCTCGGAGTGCGCACCAATGAATACTACAACTCTTACCAAGTATGAAGAAGCGATGGACATGTACCTATCAGACTGA